In Fusarium musae strain F31 chromosome 7, whole genome shotgun sequence, a single window of DNA contains:
- a CDS encoding hypothetical protein (EggNog:ENOG41), which translates to MGLVDYSDSEGSGSEAEVQAPVKSVPKSSASSKKPFQKVVDRSNPGKIVVSLPQLANDKPKAEETPEKRTKTAVGGRFSGFNSFLPAPKNANKPKSVASSSSTTRPTFQFKTSAAPGFSREAGGDLNNSGDNADGMSLPTPKAATQPQIPEGQKPADEVKLVGKPLMFKPLSVARNPQKKKKLNSGLAKPAPAPTDEQAPLKPVEATPEATPAVPKKVSLFSLHTEEPSEPAEKSSSGTYEPMFATAESSLAYDEGAYGDYASHAQAGPSATTLPGSESLDTVVEDLNLTAAQRRELFGRNGLGNQAAKKVINFNMDKEYRHNEEIRAAGEEQTHNPVRAIQGGGKHSLRQLVQNAQSQREALEDSFAKGKNNRKEAGSKYGW; encoded by the coding sequence ATGGGCCTTGTCGACTATTCCGACTCGGAGGGCTCAGGCTCCGAAGCCGAAGTTCAAGCTCCTGTCAAATCAGTCCCCAAATCATCTGCATCTTCCAAGAAGCCTTTCCAAAAGGTTGTCGATAGATCCAACCCTGGCAAAATCGTTGTCAGCCTACCTCAGCTCGCCAACGATAAACCGAAAGCCGAAGAAACTCCAGAAAAACGGACCAAGACTGCCGTTGGTGGTAGGTTCTCCGGTTTCAACTCGTTTCTACCAGCTCCCAAGAACGCGAACAAGCCCAAGTCAGTGGCGTCGAGCAGTTCGACAACGAGACCAACCTTTCAGTTCAAGACTAGCGCAGCTCCAGGATTCAGTAGAGAAGCAGGAGGCGATCTGAACAATTCAGGTGACAATGCAGACGGCATGAGCCTACCGACACCGAAGGCTGCCACGCAACCACAGATACCTGAAGGACAAAAACCAGCGGACGAGGTCAAGTTGGTGGGCAAGCCATTGATGTTCAAGCCTCTGTCTGTGGCAAGGAAcccccagaagaagaagaaactgaACTCAGGGCTGGCAAAACCAGCGCCTGCTCCCACAGATGAACAGGCTCCGTTGAAACCGGTTGAGGCAACACCAGAGGCCACGCCAGCCGTTCCCAAGAAGGTGTCGCTGTTCTCTTTGCACACAGAAGAGCCTTCTGAACCTGCAGAAAAGAGTTCCTCGGGAACTTACGAACCAATGTTTGCGACAGCAGAAAGCTCATTGGCCTATGATGAAGGCGCATATGGCGACTATGCCAGCCATGCGCAAGCAGGTCCATCTGCAACAACGCTACCAGGCTCTGAGTCCCTTGATACAGTAGTCGAGGACCTAAACCTTACTGCCGCTCAAAGAAGAGAACTCTTTGGTCGCAATGGCCTGGGCAAccaagcagccaagaaagTTATCAATTTTAACATGGATAAGGAATACAGACACAACGAAGAGATTCGGGCCGCAGGAGAGGAACAGACTCACAACCCTGTGCGCGCGATCCAAGGAGGTGGGAAGCACAGCTTGCGCCAGTTGGTACAGAATGCACAGAGTCAGCGTGAAGCTCTTGAGGATAGCTTTGCTAAGGGGAAGAATAACCGAAAGGAGGCAGGGAGCAAGTACGGATGGTAG